The proteins below are encoded in one region of Clostridium estertheticum:
- a CDS encoding FUSC family protein produces the protein MFKNNKQSPIYLLKIIKQAFEINKKPFPWLKAISAAICVGVPVSIGLVEGQLRLGLLGGIGGFTYLYVFNQPYARRAKQIFFVAIGISLSVGLGTLAAPYPLLVILIVGLIGTIVTFIFGVLKIPGPAAIFFVLSFIMTTGMAIDPSAAPIRTAIVLISSLFAWIISMVGWFFNPHGPEIKALKEVYLALASFSETLSSENINDVRHRTVNALKESEETLLVGYIPWKNSFLFNRLSLLNEQANKLFLEMLELYSNGNNKLPKEFGEMLRELSMGIELKDGEVITIHPLHNKLNPEYHNFLDIIYDAEAIINIPLTYIGHGIKISKPSLKMKFNKACDKDSIVFINAVRYGIVLSISTMIAFGFHFNRPYWIPLSCAAVMSGSTIMATFHRAIQRSFGTIVGLIIAVIIFKLQPQGFMIVIINMLLTAITELFIVKNYAVAAVFITPNALLIAEASTQINNVPYFATTRIIDIMIGSIIGLIGIYITGHRSASSRLPGLMTKLIRSQARVIVRLTSNSKISNGEDIKWIKEKMEIDFVNFKTAYITALGEIPNNEKMLEMLWPAFFSLEHISYLLDMDCTTKVYFNLSDENLAELLLAFEKMAMAIEQKQIVQFKKIPIMNEIPKICEEINILQESLSIKVISIKNSKN, from the coding sequence ATGTTTAAAAATAATAAACAAAGTCCTATATATTTGCTAAAGATAATAAAACAAGCATTTGAGATTAATAAAAAACCTTTTCCATGGTTAAAAGCAATTAGTGCTGCTATATGTGTAGGAGTTCCGGTAAGCATTGGCCTAGTAGAAGGACAACTACGTTTAGGGTTATTGGGTGGGATTGGAGGATTTACCTATCTATATGTTTTTAATCAACCTTATGCTAGGCGTGCAAAACAAATATTTTTTGTTGCCATTGGTATCAGTCTTTCAGTTGGGCTGGGTACATTAGCAGCACCTTATCCTTTACTTGTTATTTTAATAGTTGGTCTAATCGGAACGATAGTAACATTTATATTTGGCGTACTTAAGATACCAGGTCCAGCGGCTATATTTTTTGTTCTAAGTTTCATAATGACAACAGGGATGGCTATTGATCCGTCAGCAGCGCCTATTCGTACTGCCATTGTGCTTATTAGTAGTCTTTTCGCATGGATAATCAGTATGGTAGGATGGTTTTTTAATCCACATGGCCCTGAAATAAAAGCCCTTAAAGAGGTTTATTTAGCTTTAGCATCATTTAGTGAAACTCTTAGTAGCGAGAATATTAATGATGTACGACATCGCACTGTTAATGCATTAAAGGAATCAGAAGAAACTCTTTTAGTAGGTTATATTCCATGGAAGAACTCATTTTTGTTTAATCGATTATCTCTTTTAAACGAACAAGCTAATAAGTTATTTTTAGAAATGCTTGAATTGTATTCTAATGGAAACAATAAGTTACCAAAGGAATTTGGTGAAATGCTAAGGGAATTATCTATGGGAATTGAATTAAAAGATGGAGAAGTAATTACAATACATCCACTACATAATAAACTAAACCCGGAGTATCATAATTTTTTAGATATAATTTATGATGCTGAGGCTATTATCAATATACCATTGACATACATTGGACATGGAATAAAGATTTCAAAACCATCATTAAAAATGAAATTTAATAAAGCGTGTGATAAGGATTCGATAGTGTTTATTAACGCTGTTCGCTATGGAATTGTTCTTTCAATATCAACCATGATAGCTTTTGGCTTTCACTTTAACAGGCCTTATTGGATACCATTATCATGTGCTGCTGTTATGTCAGGTTCAACTATTATGGCCACTTTTCATCGGGCAATTCAGCGTTCATTTGGTACGATTGTTGGATTAATTATAGCCGTTATTATTTTTAAACTACAGCCACAAGGTTTCATGATAGTTATAATTAACATGTTACTAACAGCAATAACAGAACTTTTTATTGTGAAAAATTATGCCGTAGCAGCGGTGTTTATAACACCCAATGCTTTGCTTATAGCAGAAGCGTCCACGCAAATTAATAATGTTCCCTATTTTGCAACAACACGTATTATAGATATCATGATTGGGTCTATTATTGGATTAATCGGCATTTATATTACTGGTCATCGTTCAGCCTCTAGTCGATTACCAGGTTTAATGACGAAACTAATTCGTAGTCAGGCAAGAGTGATAGTTCGTTTAACATCTAATAGCAAAATTAGTAATGGTGAGGACATAAAATGGATAAAAGAAAAAATGGAGATAGATTTTGTGAATTTCAAGACGGCATATATTACAGCATTAGGTGAAATTCCAAATAATGAGAAAATGCTTGAAATGCTGTGGCCAGCATTTTTCTCTTTAGAACACATTAGTTATTTACTTGACATGGATTGTACAACAAAGGTATATTTCAACTTATCAGATGAAAATTTAGCAGAATTGTTACTTGCCTTTGAAAAAATGGCAATGGCCATTGAACAAAAACAGATTGTACAGTTTAAAAAAATTCCTATTATGAATGAAATACCAAAAATTTGTGAAGAAATTAATATTCTTCAAGAATCTCTGAGTATAAAGGTTATAAGTATTAAAAATAGCAAGAATTAG
- a CDS encoding MarR family winged helix-turn-helix transcriptional regulator, producing MNLYGHKTNQLARNFTKKLNEKILPLGLYASQWGIILYLYEKKQCTQIELSRYLGVEAPTITRTLARMEEVGWVIREAGSDRRERYIKLTEKACGMFLKWNKAANILEKEAINDIDKEELDIFNQVLEKMMKNLQ from the coding sequence TTGAATTTATATGGTCATAAAACAAATCAATTAGCTCGAAATTTTACAAAGAAATTAAATGAAAAAATCTTGCCACTTGGTTTATATGCTTCACAATGGGGAATTATATTGTACTTATATGAAAAAAAGCAGTGTACACAAATTGAACTGAGTCGATATCTGGGTGTAGAAGCTCCGACAATTACTAGAACATTGGCTAGAATGGAAGAAGTGGGATGGGTAATTCGAGAAGCTGGAAGTGATAGGCGCGAGAGATATATAAAATTAACAGAAAAAGCTTGTGGCATGTTTCTAAAATGGAATAAAGCTGCTAATATTTTGGAAAAAGAGGCAATAAATGATATTGATAAAGAAGAACTAGATATTTTTAATCAAGTTTTAGAAAAGATGATGAAGAACTTACAGTAG
- a CDS encoding UvrD-helicase domain-containing protein produces MIEEEFAALTKNNESYNGLLNKFFLSYMKEYRSRFDFKNEGEFIDYLKDNQIQTFKNEVVKSYEEMEIANFLFINKINYEYEKNYKINTADRKYSRYRPDFYLTDYEIYIEHFGIDRKGNVPKYFTGKNGVSAKEVYNDGIRWKREIHKKYNTKLIETYSYEKMEGNLLEKLEKQLKAAGVVFNAMSRNEVWEVIEKNKAYELKSIIKLINTFIMLMKSNGFSVEAIKQVNVKELSGYEKSRNDIFINITAPIYEAYNKELINNDEIDFSDMINKATKYILEGKFNKKYSYIIVDEYQDISLARYSLIKAIKELNNSKLFCVGDDWQSIYRFAGGDVNLFVKFDQYFGFTEKTYIETTYRFNKSLIDLSGKFVLKNKGQIKKKLKSFDDNQDLSYELLYGDKKSELTILLKERLNSIPPKSTVALLGRYKDDLKFLLDDNFSYRYDPHLGKGIISYKKRFDLHIEFLTVHKSKGLQTDYVFIVNNSNGKHGFPSKIEDDRVLNLLIQNKEKYEYAEERRLFYVALTRAKKHVYLLVENNSKSSFIREIEEDNNIKVAKVKAINCPECKKGELKIRTGPYGEFYACSNYPLCEHTEKIKVNNLEGQILPKEIVGNVHKDKEKSLVIAGKK; encoded by the coding sequence TTGATTGAAGAAGAATTTGCTGCATTAACTAAAAATAATGAAAGCTATAATGGTTTGTTAAATAAATTTTTCTTATCTTATATGAAAGAATATAGGAGTAGATTTGATTTCAAAAATGAGGGAGAATTCATAGATTATTTAAAAGACAATCAAATACAGACTTTTAAAAACGAAGTTGTTAAAAGTTATGAGGAGATGGAGATAGCTAATTTTCTATTTATAAATAAGATAAATTATGAATATGAAAAAAATTATAAAATAAACACTGCCGATAGAAAGTATAGTAGGTATAGGCCAGATTTCTATTTAACAGATTATGAGATTTACATAGAGCATTTTGGTATAGATAGAAAAGGCAATGTTCCAAAGTATTTCACAGGCAAAAATGGTGTGAGTGCAAAAGAAGTTTATAATGATGGAATAAGGTGGAAAAGAGAAATACATAAAAAATATAATACAAAACTTATAGAAACTTATTCCTATGAAAAAATGGAAGGGAACTTGCTTGAGAAGTTAGAAAAACAATTAAAGGCTGCAGGGGTAGTATTTAATGCAATGTCAAGGAATGAAGTATGGGAGGTTATTGAAAAGAATAAAGCTTATGAATTAAAAAGCATAATTAAATTAATCAATACTTTTATAATGTTAATGAAGTCAAATGGTTTTTCTGTAGAAGCTATAAAGCAAGTAAATGTAAAAGAGCTTTCAGGATATGAAAAAAGTAGAAATGATATTTTTATAAATATTACTGCACCAATATATGAAGCTTATAATAAAGAACTTATAAACAATGATGAAATAGATTTTAGCGATATGATAAATAAAGCTACTAAATATATATTAGAAGGAAAGTTTAATAAAAAATATAGTTATATAATTGTGGATGAGTATCAGGATATTTCTTTGGCGAGGTACAGTTTAATCAAAGCTATTAAAGAATTAAATAATTCAAAATTATTTTGTGTAGGAGATGATTGGCAAAGTATATATAGATTTGCTGGAGGTGATGTAAATTTATTTGTTAAATTTGATCAATATTTCGGGTTTACGGAAAAAACATATATCGAAACAACCTATAGATTTAATAAAAGTCTTATTGATTTAAGTGGTAAATTCGTCTTAAAAAATAAAGGGCAAATAAAGAAGAAACTTAAAAGTTTTGATGATAATCAGGACCTGTCATATGAATTATTGTATGGAGATAAAAAAAGCGAACTTACTATATTATTAAAAGAAAGATTAAACTCAATTCCTCCTAAAAGTACAGTGGCGCTCCTTGGAAGATATAAAGACGATTTGAAGTTTTTACTTGATGATAATTTTAGTTATAGATATGATCCTCATTTAGGTAAGGGAATAATTTCTTATAAAAAGAGGTTTGATTTACATATAGAATTTTTAACAGTTCATAAGTCTAAAGGATTGCAGACGGATTATGTTTTCATAGTTAATAACAGCAATGGTAAACATGGATTCCCAAGTAAGATTGAAGATGATAGGGTACTTAATTTATTAATACAAAATAAAGAAAAATATGAATATGCTGAAGAGCGAAGGCTATTTTATGTAGCATTAACTAGAGCTAAAAAGCACGTATATCTTTTAGTTGAGAATAATAGTAAATCGTCTTTTATTAGAGAAATTGAGGAAGATAATAATATTAAGGTGGCAAAAGTAAAGGCAATAAATTGTCCGGAATGCAAAAAAGGTGAACTTAAAATTAGGACAGGCCCTTACGGAGAATTTTACGCTTGTTCTAATTATCCGCTATGCGAACATACAGAAAAAATTAAAGTGAATAATTTAGAAGGACAAATTCTGCCCAAAGAAATAGTTGGAAATGTACATAAAGATAAAGAGAAGAGTTTAGTAATAGCTGGTAAAAAATAA
- a CDS encoding UvrD-helicase domain-containing protein: protein MSNNILLVILGLIVAMLFISSSKKRFIRIQEQRECFNKIVNEFKIACEELNGYTKDFYYTYFIKEKWKYKYKELYSKVDKKWKYEKLKLDKDILNSIDEFKNKYSNIEKIRDDYNKKFIRIEKINYKNLFDNIEGRALDQQQRECVIKEEINNLVIAGAGTGKTTTIVGKIKYLLEKYNYNSDEILVLSFTNASASEMAERVKKETGKNMDVMTFHKLGKEIIAEVEGKQPSIT, encoded by the coding sequence TTGAGTAATAATATTCTATTAGTGATTTTGGGTTTAATAGTAGCTATGCTTTTTATTTCCTCAAGCAAAAAAAGGTTTATAAGAATTCAAGAACAAAGAGAGTGCTTCAATAAAATAGTTAATGAATTCAAGATTGCATGTGAAGAACTAAATGGTTATACAAAAGATTTCTATTATACTTATTTTATAAAAGAAAAGTGGAAATATAAGTATAAAGAATTGTATTCTAAAGTGGATAAAAAGTGGAAGTATGAGAAGTTGAAACTGGATAAAGACATATTAAACTCAATAGATGAATTTAAAAATAAATATAGTAATATAGAAAAAATAAGAGATGATTATAATAAGAAATTTATTCGAATTGAAAAAATAAATTATAAGAATTTATTCGACAATATTGAAGGGAGAGCTTTAGATCAGCAGCAGAGAGAATGTGTAATAAAAGAGGAGATAAACAATCTTGTTATAGCTGGGGCAGGAACTGGTAAGACAACTACAATTGTTGGAAAGATAAAATATCTTCTAGAAAAATATAATTACAACTCTGATGAAATTTTAGTTTTATCTTTTACAAATGCATCAGCAAGTGAAATGGCTGAAAGAGTAAAAAAAGAAACTGGGAAAAACATGGACGTTATGACTTTTCATAAACTTGGAAAAGAAATCATTGCAGAAGTTGAAGGTAAGCAGCCAAGTATAACTTAA
- a CDS encoding DUF4046 domain-containing protein: protein MVNNLKVDFNYLDDIDIYELLLQGRILNFPSGFWANRSVAEAKHVAIKLLKYLIDEKLKLNKTDVKREVSKMFLTKYKLHTASKLFGRSAIRYVICTYPDVHYQPWQFKLDKVPKSYWANEENRVDALKYLFEIEMKWNIEDVKEKLCWSLLEKNGLGTLHNYYPSLFKIIKAVYQFEIQPWEIINGEVPNGTWESEINRIRAVKWLILKVNIPNEQIDRKIFAKYGLSMLLGKYYNDNTTRAIREANDGYIEDVVLRTMKN from the coding sequence ATGGTTAATAATTTAAAAGTTGATTTTAACTATTTAGATGATATTGATATATATGAACTATTGTTACAAGGAAGAATCTTGAACTTTCCATCAGGGTTTTGGGCTAATAGAAGTGTAGCAGAAGCAAAACATGTTGCTATTAAGTTATTAAAATATTTAATAGATGAAAAACTTAAATTAAATAAGACGGATGTAAAAAGAGAAGTATCTAAAATGTTCTTAACAAAGTACAAGCTCCATACTGCTTCAAAATTATTTGGGCGTTCAGCCATTCGTTATGTAATATGTACTTATCCAGATGTGCATTATCAACCTTGGCAATTTAAGCTAGATAAAGTACCTAAAAGTTACTGGGCAAATGAAGAAAATAGAGTTGATGCCTTAAAATATTTATTCGAAATAGAAATGAAATGGAACATAGAGGATGTAAAAGAAAAATTATGTTGGAGTCTTCTTGAGAAAAATGGGTTAGGTACGTTACATAATTATTATCCTAGTTTATTTAAAATAATTAAAGCTGTATATCAATTTGAGATACAACCTTGGGAAATAATAAATGGTGAGGTTCCTAATGGAACATGGGAAAGTGAAATAAATAGGATTAGGGCTGTAAAATGGTTGATCTTAAAAGTGAACATACCAAATGAACAAATAGATAGAAAAATTTTTGCAAAATATGGATTAAGCATGTTGTTAGGTAAGTATTATAACGATAATACAACAAGAGCTATAAGGGAAGCAAATGATGGCTATATTGAAGATGTAGTGTTAAGAACTATGAAAAATTAA
- a CDS encoding AfsR/SARP family transcriptional regulator translates to MLANNLKLTYENDEECLKVYTLGCFEVVLDGKVISNDCKRSQQVWNLFKYTLTYRNKRIVQENFFDVLWNDKECDNPVKALQNLVYRLRMLLDYKGVNKDGESVINYSQGCYSWNKKSHYWTDVDEFEELYEKAKTYEKNEDFLNAIEISQRALMLYKGDYLCEDSYNEWVMPVRNYYHRIYMDIIANLIKLLKNYRRNKDILRVCEEALMIQPFEESIHLPYIEALIEEGNMVQAQKQYEYVTSMLYEEMGVKPSSDLQKLYSKIKCKNNKGLVDLGSFQKMMMDNHESDGAFFCEPDTFVSVYKLECHRAVRTKQIVFMGLFTITRTKNRTHDSKVMKNGIGSFLNILIQDLREGDVVTAWSETQILVILSGTTYEQANMILDRVVNKYEENSSKKIIVKALLKSIDCSGRQNEKL, encoded by the coding sequence TTGTTAGCGAATAATTTAAAGCTTACTTACGAAAATGATGAAGAGTGTTTAAAAGTATATACATTGGGTTGTTTCGAAGTAGTATTAGATGGGAAGGTTATTTCAAATGATTGTAAGCGGTCTCAACAAGTGTGGAATTTATTTAAGTATACTCTTACATATAGAAATAAAAGAATTGTGCAAGAAAACTTTTTCGATGTTTTATGGAATGATAAAGAATGCGATAACCCTGTAAAAGCTTTGCAAAATCTTGTTTACAGACTTAGAATGCTTCTAGATTATAAAGGGGTAAATAAAGATGGAGAGTCAGTTATAAATTATTCACAGGGGTGTTATAGCTGGAATAAGAAATCACATTATTGGACGGATGTTGATGAGTTTGAAGAGCTTTATGAAAAAGCTAAAACTTATGAGAAAAATGAAGATTTTCTTAATGCAATTGAAATTTCCCAAAGGGCATTAATGTTATACAAAGGTGATTATCTTTGCGAAGACTCCTACAATGAGTGGGTAATGCCTGTTAGAAACTATTATCATCGTATTTACATGGATATAATCGCTAATCTAATAAAACTATTAAAAAATTATAGAAGAAACAAGGATATTTTGAGGGTATGTGAAGAGGCATTAATGATTCAACCATTCGAAGAAAGTATTCATTTACCTTATATTGAAGCACTTATTGAAGAGGGTAATATGGTCCAAGCACAAAAACAATACGAATATGTAACGTCTATGCTGTATGAGGAGATGGGAGTAAAACCATCATCTGACCTACAAAAGCTATATAGCAAGATTAAATGTAAAAACAACAAGGGTTTAGTTGATTTGGGTTCTTTTCAGAAAATGATGATGGATAACCATGAATCGGATGGTGCTTTCTTTTGTGAACCAGATACTTTTGTTTCCGTTTATAAATTAGAATGTCATAGAGCAGTAAGGACTAAACAAATTGTATTTATGGGATTATTCACAATAACTAGGACAAAAAATAGGACACATGATAGTAAAGTAATGAAAAATGGAATTGGGTCGTTTCTTAATATATTAATACAGGATCTTCGTGAAGGTGATGTTGTGACAGCATGGAGTGAGACTCAAATACTTGTTATACTTTCTGGAACAACATATGAACAAGCAAATATGATACTCGACCGCGTTGTAAATAAGTATGAAGAAAATTCTTCTAAGAAGATAATCGTAAAGGCATTACTTAAGTCAATCGATTGCAGTGGTAGGCAAAATGAAAAATTATGA
- a CDS encoding polysaccharide biosynthesis tyrosine autokinase, giving the protein MKGCIMEEENYINIKDFLKIIRKRIKLIVLITVFATIITGIVSFYVLKPVYEAKCTVIVGKDSTDKITASEVTMYQDLIQTYSQIAKSRVVAENALGRLNLGVSWEEFMSNVDITPETGTQIVDISYKNQNTEVAEQGANAVTQAFIEESQKLLPSGSVKIMDKALTTEAPIKPNKMLNIFIAFILGLIFSASLVFFIDYLDNTIKNEEDVERKLGLPTMGLIPKQNKMENLIVEKQPKSAVTEAFKSMRTNLLFSMENRGINTLMVSSSIPKEGKTSVSTNVAFAIAKAGKRVLLVDCDLRKPNVHRCFNISNNEGLADIILKERKVEESIIKINDNFNVITAGIVNYNSSELLSSQKMQNFINDMEKEYDYVILDTPPIVAFTDALTLVTDKIGVILVISCEQTKIEICKKSKQLLTNVNATLIGAVLNKVDKRVFVGYGYDYYSNGKKKKNKVKTKRKFKESDKGAII; this is encoded by the coding sequence ATGAAGGGGTGCATTATGGAAGAGGAAAATTACATAAATATTAAAGATTTTTTAAAAATAATTAGAAAACGAATAAAATTAATAGTTTTAATAACAGTTTTTGCAACTATTATAACTGGAATAGTAAGTTTTTATGTGCTTAAACCTGTATACGAAGCTAAATGTACAGTTATCGTTGGGAAAGATAGTACTGATAAGATTACAGCGAGTGAAGTAACCATGTACCAAGATTTGATACAGACATACAGTCAAATTGCAAAATCCAGGGTAGTAGCTGAAAATGCTCTTGGAAGATTGAATTTGGGTGTATCTTGGGAAGAATTCATGTCAAACGTAGATATTACACCTGAAACAGGCACACAAATAGTAGATATCTCTTACAAGAATCAAAATACAGAAGTAGCAGAGCAAGGAGCGAATGCTGTAACCCAAGCTTTTATAGAAGAATCTCAAAAGCTTCTACCCTCAGGCAGTGTGAAAATAATGGATAAGGCTTTGACTACTGAAGCACCGATAAAGCCAAACAAGATGTTGAATATTTTTATAGCATTTATCCTAGGTTTAATATTTTCAGCGTCTCTAGTTTTTTTTATAGATTATTTGGATAATACAATTAAAAATGAAGAGGATGTAGAACGAAAATTAGGATTACCTACCATGGGATTAATTCCAAAACAAAATAAGATGGAAAACCTTATTGTAGAGAAACAACCTAAATCGGCAGTTACAGAAGCGTTTAAAAGCATGAGAACTAATTTACTATTTTCTATGGAGAACAGAGGAATAAACACATTAATGGTTTCTAGCTCAATCCCTAAGGAAGGTAAAACTTCGGTTTCAACCAATGTTGCTTTTGCCATAGCAAAGGCAGGAAAGAGGGTTTTACTTGTTGATTGTGATCTTAGAAAACCTAATGTTCATAGATGCTTTAATATTAGCAACAATGAAGGGTTGGCAGATATAATTTTAAAGGAAAGAAAAGTTGAGGAAAGTATAATAAAAATTAATGATAATTTTAACGTAATAACTGCTGGAATAGTTAATTACAATTCGTCGGAGTTATTATCATCTCAGAAGATGCAGAACTTTATTAATGATATGGAAAAAGAATATGATTATGTAATACTTGACACCCCTCCAATAGTTGCATTTACAGATGCTCTTACCTTAGTTACTGATAAAATTGGAGTTATTTTAGTAATAAGCTGCGAACAAACAAAAATAGAAATTTGTAAAAAATCAAAACAATTATTAACAAATGTTAATGCTACATTGATTGGAGCCGTATTAAATAAAGTGGATAAAAGAGTGTTTGTGGGTTATGGATATGATTATTATTCTAATGGTAAAAAAAAGAAAAATAAAGTTAAAACTAAAAGGAAATTTAAGGAATCTGATAAAGGTGCAATTATATAA
- a CDS encoding sugar transferase encodes MADLQTDVTYNTGDIKIIKRHYYFFVKRFIDIIGAIVGIIFLLPIMLGTAIAIKLNSKGKIVFSQERVGINGNIFKMYKFRSMINNAEELKKELITKNEMSGPMFKIKRDPRVTSVGRIIRKTSIDELPQLLNVLKGNMSLVGPRPNLPKEVSCFNSYHKQKLLAKPGLTCYWQVMGRNNIGFEEWMELDIKYIKERNTWIDIKLIIKTVFVLLGDKNAA; translated from the coding sequence ATGGCAGACTTACAAACTGATGTTACTTATAATACAGGAGATATAAAGATTATAAAAAGACATTACTATTTTTTTGTAAAGAGATTTATAGATATAATAGGAGCAATAGTTGGAATTATATTCTTATTACCAATTATGCTAGGTACGGCTATTGCTATAAAGTTAAATTCTAAAGGTAAAATTGTTTTCTCTCAAGAAAGAGTTGGAATTAATGGAAATATATTTAAAATGTATAAGTTTAGATCTATGATTAATAATGCCGAAGAGCTTAAAAAAGAACTAATTACTAAAAACGAAATGTCTGGACCTATGTTTAAGATTAAGAGAGATCCAAGAGTTACAAGTGTGGGTAGGATTATAAGGAAAACTAGTATTGATGAATTACCACAGTTACTTAATGTACTTAAAGGAAATATGTCATTAGTTGGACCTAGACCTAATTTGCCAAAAGAAGTTAGCTGCTTTAACTCCTATCATAAACAAAAATTACTGGCTAAACCAGGGTTAACATGTTATTGGCAGGTAATGGGTAGAAATAATATTGGTTTCGAAGAGTGGATGGAGCTAGACATAAAATATATTAAGGAAAGAAATACTTGGATTGATATAAAGCTTATTATAAAAACGGTGTTTGTATTGCTCGGTGATAAAAACGCTGCTTAG